DNA from candidate division WOR-3 bacterium:
AAAAAGTAAAAAGCCGATGGTGAGTAAAGTATTACGCAACTGTTTGATTGCATTAATTCTGGTGAAATTTTTAACCCAATATTAAATTTGATGCTACTTACTACCGAAAAAACGGATGTTATCTCACCAATAGCATTTTTTCTGCTAAGGCGTAATCACCTGTGTCTAATTTCACAAAATAGATACCCGCCGGCATCCTGCATCCATAATTATCACAGCCATCCCAGATGATGCTGGATACTTGATGCTGGAGACTGGATACTAAATTAAAGGATTTTACTAACCGACCTGAAACATCATAAATCGCAAGGCTTGATAAAATTTCGGATTTCGGATTGCGGATTGGGGATTGGGGAAAAGACATTTCGGATTGCGAATTGCGGATTGCGAAATTGTTTGGGATTTGGAATTTAATTATGCAATGATTTTTGAACGGATTGGGATAAACCTCTAATTTCGGATTGCGGATTGCGAATGGCGAAATTGTGGTTTCCTCGATTACGGTATATGTCCGTGCACCGAGATAAATCCGGCAGGAAGTGGGAGTTCCGT
Protein-coding regions in this window:
- a CDS encoding T9SS type A sorting domain-containing protein, encoding GTPTSCRIYLGARTYTVIEETTISPFAIRNPKLEVYPNPFKNHCIIKFQIPNNFAIRNSQSEMSFPQSPIRNPKSEILSSLAIYDVSGRLVKSFNLVSSLQHQVSSIIWDGCDNYGCRMPAGIYFVKLDTGDYALAEKMLLVR